Proteins encoded together in one Lysinibacillus sp. FSL K6-0232 window:
- a CDS encoding IS3 family transposase (programmed frameshift), whose amino-acid sequence MTKRERRTFTEDFKQQIVQLYQNGKPRKEIIREYDLTPSSLDKWVSQSQKSGSFKEKDNLTDEQKELMELRKRNKQLEMENDIFKASRADTRTKVNVIKNNQHKYSISAMCKVLQIPRSTYYYEAKERVSEDPVTSDVIDIFHASRQNYGTRKIKVELKKRGHIVSRRRIGRIMQEQGLVSSYTIAQFKPHTKSCNESEQTNELNRAFAQEQEMTTIVSDLTYVRVNQKWNYVCVFVDLFNREIVGFSTGPNKDALLVYRALASIKVDLNKIQLFHTDRGNEFKNNLIDDALKTFNIQRSLSMKGCPYDNAVAEATFKIIKTEFVKGRHFSSLEELTRELKDYVHWFNSIRIHGTLGYESPIEYKHRHLKKIV is encoded by the exons ATGACTAAAAGAGAACGCCGAACATTTACTGAAGATTTCAAGCAACAGATCGTGCAGCTGTACCAAAATGGAAAACCAAGAAAAGAGATTATTCGTGAATATGATCTTACTCCTTCATCTTTAGACAAGTGGGTGAGTCAGAGTCAAAAATCAGGTTCTTTTAAGGAGAAAGACAATTTAACAGATGAACAAAAAGAATTGATGGAACTCCGAAAAAGAAACAAGCAACTAGAAATGGAAAATGACATTT TTAAAGCAAGCCGCGCTGATACTAGGACGAAAGTAAATGTAATCAAGAATAATCAACACAAATACTCGATATCAGCAATGTGCAAAGTCCTGCAAATCCCTAGAAGTACTTATTATTATGAAGCAAAAGAAAGAGTATCGGAGGATCCCGTTACCTCTGATGTAATCGATATTTTTCACGCAAGCCGTCAGAACTATGGAACACGTAAAATCAAAGTAGAATTAAAAAAGCGCGGTCATATTGTTTCCAGGCGAAGAATTGGGCGCATCATGCAGGAGCAGGGTCTCGTTTCTTCATACACAATCGCTCAATTTAAACCACATACAAAATCCTGTAATGAATCAGAACAAACAAATGAACTAAATCGTGCATTCGCACAGGAACAAGAAATGACCACAATCGTTAGCGATTTAACGTACGTAAGAGTCAATCAAAAATGGAACTACGTATGTGTCTTTGTCGATCTCTTTAATCGGGAAATCGTCGGTTTTAGTACAGGGCCAAATAAAGATGCATTACTCGTTTATCGTGCGTTAGCTTCTATCAAAGTCGATCTTAATAAGATACAGCTTTTTCATACGGATCGTGGAAATGAGTTTAAAAATAATTTGATTGATGATGCTTTAAAGACTTTTAATATCCAACGATCCTTAAGTATGAAGGGCTGCCCGTATGATAATGCAGTAGCTGAAGCAACATTCAAAATCATCAAAACAGAGTTTGTGAAGGGCAGACATTTTAGTAGTTTAGAAGAATTAACAAGGGAGTTAAAGGACTATGTTCACTGGTTTAATAGCATAAGAATTCATGGAACCCTTGGATATGAAAGCCCAATTGAGTACAAACATAGACACCTTAAAAAAATTGTCTAG
- the hutI gene encoding imidazolonepropionase produces MTILIKDANEVITLKSHVQGPRTKEQMRELAVVENGSVLVEGDKIVAVGSFEQLAIDFPDLTKKATIIDASGKIVMPGLVDCHTHLVHGGTREEEFNMRLNGATYMDIMNAGGGIHATTKRTRETSFEALYEKTMQHLDVFLKHGVTTVEAKSGYGLDWKTEKKQLEVAKKLQETHSVDVVSTFMGAHAVPRDYKGREDDFVDIVIREMLPKVAELGLAEFNDVFCEKGVFTPEQSRRILEAGKALGLTPKIHADEIEPYKGAELAAEVGAISAEHLLVASDEGIQKMAEAGTIAVLLPGTAFFLRAPFARGRLMIDEGIPVAISTDFNPGSSPTMSLPFIMNLACMHMGMTLEEVLAATTINAAYAINRGAQIGSLEADKQADVILLDVANYKQLQYFYGMNHTNTVIKNGRIVVQNGILLE; encoded by the coding sequence GTGACCATTTTAATCAAGGATGCCAATGAAGTCATTACGCTAAAAAGCCATGTACAAGGACCCCGAACAAAGGAGCAGATGCGAGAGCTTGCAGTTGTTGAAAATGGCAGTGTACTTGTTGAAGGCGATAAAATTGTAGCTGTTGGGTCATTTGAGCAGTTAGCTATAGATTTTCCTGATTTGACGAAAAAAGCAACTATTATTGATGCCTCTGGGAAAATTGTTATGCCAGGCCTAGTCGATTGTCATACGCATTTAGTGCATGGTGGCACACGCGAGGAAGAGTTTAATATGCGACTCAACGGTGCTACCTACATGGATATTATGAATGCGGGTGGCGGTATTCATGCGACAACAAAGCGTACAAGAGAAACAAGCTTTGAAGCATTATATGAAAAAACAATGCAGCATTTAGATGTATTTTTAAAGCATGGTGTGACAACAGTTGAGGCAAAATCAGGCTACGGCTTAGATTGGAAAACTGAAAAGAAGCAGCTAGAGGTAGCAAAAAAACTCCAAGAAACACATAGCGTTGATGTTGTTAGCACCTTTATGGGCGCACATGCAGTTCCACGTGACTATAAGGGTCGTGAGGATGACTTTGTTGATATTGTTATTCGAGAAATGCTACCGAAAGTGGCGGAGCTAGGCTTAGCTGAATTTAATGATGTATTTTGTGAGAAAGGCGTCTTTACCCCAGAGCAATCACGGCGTATTTTAGAGGCTGGGAAAGCACTTGGCTTAACACCGAAAATTCATGCGGATGAAATCGAGCCATATAAAGGCGCAGAGCTTGCGGCAGAGGTAGGGGCTATTTCGGCAGAGCATCTATTAGTAGCTTCTGATGAAGGCATTCAAAAAATGGCTGAAGCGGGCACAATTGCCGTTTTATTGCCAGGGACAGCATTTTTCCTACGTGCACCGTTTGCAAGAGGGCGTTTAATGATTGATGAAGGTATACCTGTAGCCATTTCAACAGACTTTAATCCAGGCTCATCGCCAACAATGAGTTTGCCGTTTATTATGAATTTAGCCTGTATGCATATGGGCATGACCTTAGAGGAGGTATTAGCTGCCACAACGATTAATGCAGCCTATGCGATTAATCGGGGGGCACAAATAGGCTCCCTTGAAGCAGATAAGCAGGCGGACGTTATTCTGTTAGACGTTGCTAACTATAAGCAATTACAATATTTCTACGGCATGAATCATACAAATACGGTCATTAAAAATGGTCGCATTGTTGTGCAAAATGGCATTCTATTAGAATAG
- the dapA gene encoding 4-hydroxy-tetrahydrodipicolinate synthase — MKYNGIMTALVTPLHQDGTVNQENFAHLIEDQLNHNIHSLLVLGGTGEYAAITMEQRKVAIDVAIKASAGRVPVVVGLLSPGIGDNVELGNYAKQAGADAVMVVTPYYVNPTRQGFIEYYQEFDRRLDMPIILYNIPYKTGIHLANDVVKEVVEKVPNVVGMKVCSDNIGDVLELLQTVGDKIAVLCGEDFRAVSSFIAGAPGAITASSNLLPDVWVQIYNLVQEKKYDEAVALHQKFFPLMKSLYKEGNPGPVKAALSMINVPVGSVSVPLVDVSVSLQEELKQQLIELEVPVR; from the coding sequence ATGAAATACAATGGAATTATGACAGCATTAGTAACACCTTTACATCAGGATGGGACAGTAAATCAAGAAAACTTTGCCCATTTAATTGAAGATCAACTGAACCATAATATTCACTCTTTACTCGTACTAGGTGGAACAGGTGAATATGCTGCGATTACTATGGAGCAGCGAAAAGTTGCAATTGATGTAGCAATCAAAGCATCAGCTGGTCGTGTGCCAGTGGTAGTAGGCCTACTTTCTCCAGGAATAGGTGACAATGTAGAATTGGGAAATTATGCAAAACAAGCTGGTGCTGACGCTGTGATGGTCGTGACACCATACTATGTAAATCCAACAAGACAAGGCTTTATCGAATACTATCAAGAATTTGATAGACGTTTAGATATGCCAATTATCCTTTACAACATCCCTTACAAAACAGGTATTCATTTAGCAAACGATGTCGTAAAAGAAGTAGTTGAAAAAGTACCAAATGTAGTAGGAATGAAAGTTTGCTCAGATAATATTGGTGATGTTCTTGAGCTGCTTCAAACAGTTGGGGATAAAATCGCAGTTCTTTGTGGAGAAGATTTCAGGGCGGTATCTTCATTTATCGCAGGAGCACCAGGTGCTATAACGGCTAGCTCAAATCTTCTTCCAGATGTATGGGTACAAATTTATAACTTAGTTCAAGAGAAAAAATATGATGAGGCAGTAGCATTACATCAAAAATTCTTCCCGTTAATGAAGTCACTATATAAAGAAGGCAATCCAGGACCTGTAAAAGCAGCATTAAGTATGATTAATGTACCAGTTGGCTCAGTTTCAGTGCCGTTAGTGGATGTTTCTGTTAGCCTGCAGGAGGAACTAAAACAACAATTAATAGAACTAGAAGTGCCTGTAAGATAA
- a CDS encoding transporter substrate-binding domain-containing protein — protein MLIREERKEVVDFTDIFLESGLVLVVANDSSIQSFEDLKGKTIVATQGSTTYEEAKKLAEQYGGQAKPLKETDALYLDVENGNADALVLNSPTVDYRLAVDGDNVKFRIVGEHMTVDEHAFAVKKGNKELADKINDGLKKVQENGEYDKIHEKWFGK, from the coding sequence ATTTTAATACGTGAAGAACGAAAAGAAGTAGTTGATTTTACAGATATCTTCTTAGAATCAGGTCTAGTGCTTGTTGTAGCAAACGATAGTTCTATTCAATCATTCGAGGATTTAAAAGGTAAAACAATTGTTGCGACACAGGGTTCTACGACATATGAGGAAGCAAAGAAATTAGCAGAACAATATGGTGGACAAGCGAAGCCATTGAAAGAAACTGATGCATTGTATTTAGATGTAGAGAACGGAAATGCAGATGCACTTGTATTAAATTCGCCAACAGTAGATTATCGCTTAGCTGTAGATGGGGACAATGTGAAATTCCGAATTGTTGGCGAGCATATGACAGTGGATGAGCATGCATTTGCAGTAAAAAAAGGAAATAAAGAGCTAGCAGATAAAATCAATGATGGTTTAAAAAAGGTTCAGGAAAATGGTGAGTATGACAAAATTCATGAAAAATGGTTTGGTAAATAA
- a CDS encoding amino acid ABC transporter ATP-binding protein — MIKVNNLAKSFGELQVLKNISTEIAAKEVVCIIGSSGSGKSTFLRCLNLLEEPSGGEIIIEGENILDKSVDINKLRQKMGMVFQQFNLFPQKTVLENISLAPMKLKKKSKAEAEKQAMELLEKVGLAAKADAYPTNLSGGQQQRVAIARALAMEPHVMLFDEPTSALDPEMVGEVLRVMKQLAQEGMTMVIVTHEMGFAREVADRVIYIDGGNIVEDGNPKDIFTNPSHERTRAFLSKVL, encoded by the coding sequence ATGATTAAAGTAAATAATCTAGCAAAATCCTTTGGCGAGTTACAGGTATTGAAAAATATTAGCACAGAGATTGCGGCAAAAGAGGTTGTTTGTATTATCGGTTCCTCTGGTTCAGGTAAAAGTACATTTTTACGATGCTTGAACTTGTTGGAAGAGCCAAGCGGTGGTGAAATTATTATAGAAGGCGAAAATATTTTAGATAAAAGTGTTGATATTAATAAGCTCCGTCAAAAAATGGGCATGGTGTTCCAACAATTTAATCTATTTCCGCAAAAAACAGTTTTAGAAAATATTTCATTAGCACCGATGAAACTGAAAAAGAAGAGCAAGGCAGAGGCTGAAAAGCAGGCAATGGAACTGCTAGAGAAAGTGGGATTAGCAGCTAAAGCAGATGCCTATCCAACGAATTTATCAGGTGGACAACAACAACGTGTTGCCATTGCACGAGCGTTAGCAATGGAGCCACATGTAATGCTGTTTGACGAGCCGACATCTGCCTTGGACCCTGAGATGGTTGGTGAAGTTTTACGAGTTATGAAGCAACTAGCGCAGGAAGGGATGACAATGGTAATTGTCACGCATGAAATGGGCTTTGCGCGTGAGGTAGCTGATCGTGTGATATATATTGATGGTGGTAATATTGTGGAAGATGGAAATCCAAAAGACATATTTACAAATCCATCCCACGAAAGAACAAGAGCATTTCTATCAAAAGTATTATAA
- a CDS encoding transporter substrate-binding domain-containing protein, with the protein MFKMKKLLFLLGTVGLLSMSLVGCSNNNDKSVDGAEKVSVAALNNYPPLIFKQDGKLTGFEYDLLQAVAKEENLELEFKEMKFDGFIPGLQSNQVDIGMSTLN; encoded by the coding sequence ATGTTTAAAATGAAAAAGTTGCTTTTTTTGTTAGGGACAGTTGGATTGCTATCCATGAGTCTCGTGGGGTGTAGTAATAACAATGATAAGAGCGTAGATGGTGCAGAAAAAGTAAGCGTAGCTGCTTTAAATAATTATCCACCACTTATTTTTAAACAGGATGGTAAATTAACCGGTTTTGAATACGATTTATTGCAAGCGGTTGCAAAGGAGGAAAATTTAGAACTTGAGTTTAAAGAAATGAAGTTTGATGGTTTTATTCCAGGTTTACAATCTAATCAGGTAGATATTGGTATGTCAACACTAAACTAG
- a CDS encoding hydroxyacid dehydrogenase codes for MTKTVLLIEPTIRANGVKYLTNYFNVVLAPNGSEETIIQYINEHQAHAVIVRTEKITKKILESCPSLEVVGMHGVGLDHIDVQSATENDVVVLNAPSSNYTSVAEHAMMSVLALSRNLKISDAKVRNNEWHYRETYFPMEVNGKTLLIVGMGRVGQDLAKKAKAFNMTVLGFDPFVTESEMQLHGVVKINDLNMNLPICDFISLHAPLAKGTYHSFSTKQFELMKDSAYVINLGRGPLIDEEALYQALVNKQIAGAALDVLEQEPPASDNSLFALDNVILTPHFGGDTLEAKDRCSESITQEVGVVLHGRISKNVVNPQVLGSAKAYKILNNI; via the coding sequence ATGACAAAAACAGTCCTATTAATTGAACCTACTATTCGAGCGAATGGTGTTAAGTATTTAACAAATTATTTTAATGTAGTGTTAGCACCGAACGGTTCAGAGGAAACCATTATTCAATATATCAACGAACATCAGGCGCATGCGGTGATCGTCAGAACAGAAAAAATAACAAAGAAAATTTTGGAAAGCTGTCCTTCCCTTGAAGTTGTTGGGATGCATGGTGTTGGGCTGGACCATATAGATGTTCAAAGTGCTACAGAAAATGATGTAGTTGTGCTAAATGCACCATCCAGCAATTATACATCTGTTGCAGAACATGCAATGATGTCTGTTCTAGCTTTGAGTAGAAACTTAAAAATTAGTGATGCAAAAGTTCGGAATAATGAATGGCATTATCGAGAAACATATTTCCCAATGGAAGTGAATGGGAAGACACTTTTAATCGTAGGAATGGGTCGAGTTGGACAGGATTTAGCTAAAAAAGCAAAGGCATTTAACATGACTGTTTTAGGCTTCGATCCATTCGTCACAGAATCTGAAATGCAGCTACATGGTGTTGTAAAAATCAATGACTTAAATATGAATCTTCCAATATGTGATTTTATCTCTTTACACGCACCGCTAGCGAAGGGTACCTATCATTCGTTTTCTACAAAGCAATTTGAGTTAATGAAAGATTCCGCGTATGTCATTAATTTGGGGAGAGGCCCATTGATTGATGAAGAGGCGCTCTATCAGGCATTGGTGAATAAGCAAATCGCTGGTGCAGCATTGGATGTTTTAGAGCAAGAGCCCCCAGCTAGTGATAACTCTCTCTTTGCCTTGGACAATGTTATTCTTACACCACATTTCGGTGGCGATACATTAGAAGCGAAGGATAGATGCTCTGAATCGATCACACAAGAGGTTGGCGTTGTGTTACATGGAAGAATTTCGAAAAATGTAGTAAATCCGCAAGTATTAGGCTCTGCAAAAGCCTATAAAATACTAAATAACATTTAA
- a CDS encoding GntR family transcriptional regulator has protein sequence MIIQTKPAYQKIYETIKEKIVEGTYLVGDILPSEAELEKMFNVSRTPVRNALKQLENDKLIHRVQGKGSFVSNQQPKQTWTSMSGFRNHYSNDWEKISVKTIEVKRVTNPHFAKLLKLEENTELIYLKRIRYLNNQPMFFLEHYIRPVLSTDIYRDNATISSVQQLLKEKMNVDIVEVEDEIEAVIATPYIAGALQISDTAAVLKGTRISYAKNKEPMDLNIFYINTDNWKYYSYFKF, from the coding sequence ATGATTATTCAAACGAAACCAGCCTATCAAAAAATTTATGAAACAATTAAAGAAAAAATCGTGGAAGGCACATATTTAGTGGGCGATATTTTACCTTCTGAGGCTGAACTGGAGAAAATGTTCAACGTCAGCCGCACACCTGTAAGGAACGCCTTGAAGCAGCTTGAAAATGATAAGCTTATTCATAGAGTGCAAGGGAAAGGTTCTTTTGTAAGCAACCAACAGCCAAAACAAACATGGACGAGCATGTCGGGCTTTAGAAATCATTATTCGAATGATTGGGAGAAGATATCTGTTAAAACAATTGAAGTGAAAAGGGTGACTAATCCACATTTTGCTAAGCTATTAAAACTAGAGGAAAATACAGAGCTCATCTATTTAAAAAGAATTCGCTATTTAAACAATCAGCCCATGTTTTTCTTGGAGCACTATATTCGCCCTGTACTTTCCACGGATATCTATCGTGATAATGCAACGATTTCCTCAGTGCAACAGTTGCTGAAAGAGAAAATGAATGTAGATATTGTTGAGGTAGAGGATGAAATCGAGGCTGTTATTGCGACACCATATATAGCAGGCGCTCTGCAAATTTCCGATACGGCAGCTGTATTAAAAGGAACAAGAATATCTTATGCAAAAAATAAAGAGCCTATGGACTTAAATATATTCTATATAAATACAGATAACTGGAAATATTACTCTTATTTTAAGTTCTAA
- a CDS encoding amino acid ABC transporter permease, which yields METTFNVIVDALPYLLKGLYMTILISVLSIVFSLVIGLIACFMRMSKYAVLRYPAAIYVNLIRGTPILIQILFIYFGAPTALDIHLSAFTAGLIAISLNIGAYNTEIFRGGIESIGKGQMEAGRSLGFSYAQTMALIILPQAVRRMIPSFVNQLTHAIKDTSMLSVIGIAELTMVGQSIYAMNFRSFEILTMVGLFYFITIYTVSFISTKMERRFVIS from the coding sequence ATGGAAACAACTTTTAACGTTATTGTAGACGCACTGCCTTATCTTTTAAAAGGCTTATATATGACAATATTAATATCTGTTTTATCAATTGTTTTCTCACTTGTAATTGGGCTTATTGCATGTTTTATGCGGATGTCAAAGTACGCAGTTTTACGATATCCAGCAGCCATCTATGTCAATCTTATTCGCGGTACGCCAATACTTATTCAAATACTATTTATTTACTTTGGCGCACCTACAGCTTTAGATATTCATCTTTCTGCTTTTACAGCAGGATTGATTGCCATTAGTTTAAATATTGGGGCTTATAACACAGAGATTTTCCGTGGAGGAATTGAATCGATTGGTAAAGGTCAAATGGAAGCGGGTAGATCATTAGGTTTCTCTTATGCACAAACAATGGCTTTAATTATTTTGCCGCAAGCTGTACGCCGCATGATTCCATCCTTTGTAAACCAATTAACGCATGCAATTAAGGATACATCAATGCTTTCAGTTATCGGCATCGCAGAATTAACAATGGTTGGACAATCCATTTATGCGATGAATTTCAGATCTTTTGAAATATTAACGATGGTAGGATTATTCTACTTTATCACGATTTACACAGTTTCCTTTATCTCAACTAAGATGGAACGGAGGTTCGTTATCTCATGA